One window from the genome of Amycolatopsis sp. NBC_01480 encodes:
- a CDS encoding ABC transporter substrate-binding protein — MSRTAMGTGPSFNRRALLRYTGMAGAAAAFSSTLAACGGPASTNKTGSSTGLVTAVVGYGNNQSWDPLQTASAFSMAAFLHVYESLVEGDPITRDPFPGLAKALPADVSGTSIKFELRDGAQWHDGQPVTADDVVFTYARTLDEKENVLIHSFFSQWLKEVKKVDDRSVEFVLRFPFPYALKRIQSCKILPRHVYEGKWADAAAGKVVGSGPYKITEQAPLSHTSFEKFAGYNGSRPAAYDKMLWKSIVDSAPRVAAISGAKPDAQVVENIPAANAGQLRQAGRTVEFADGGNNLYLMFNTAHAPFGDQRVRQALHYAIDKKKMIDIGLRGTGTPGTSFINPKLPESQPAALDFAYDPAKAKQLLAEAGVTGLKISLSTTNTSLVLDCVKVIKEGWDAVGVQTTLDSQDTKALFSKLDNGGDFQVVSTTNNPMQFGNDPDLLIRYYYDAQSLMMTKYARWTNADAQALLALQDQAAQQTDEAKRNGLYKQLLDRISEQAVIYPIVFTQLGTAWDPKAITGVRAQGYPGLYLNQAKPV; from the coding sequence ATGTCCCGAACCGCCATGGGGACCGGCCCTTCGTTCAACCGGCGCGCGCTGCTGCGCTACACCGGCATGGCAGGCGCCGCGGCGGCGTTCTCGTCGACGCTGGCCGCGTGCGGCGGGCCCGCCTCGACCAACAAGACCGGCAGCTCCACCGGCCTGGTCACCGCGGTGGTCGGCTACGGCAACAACCAGTCCTGGGACCCGCTGCAGACCGCGTCGGCCTTCTCCATGGCCGCCTTCCTGCACGTCTACGAGTCCCTGGTGGAGGGTGACCCGATCACCCGCGACCCGTTCCCCGGCCTGGCCAAGGCGCTGCCCGCCGACGTGAGCGGCACCAGCATCAAGTTCGAGCTGCGCGACGGCGCCCAATGGCACGACGGGCAGCCGGTCACCGCCGACGACGTGGTGTTCACCTACGCCCGCACCCTCGACGAGAAGGAGAACGTGCTCATCCACAGCTTCTTCTCCCAGTGGCTGAAGGAGGTGAAGAAGGTCGACGACCGGAGCGTCGAGTTCGTGCTGAGGTTCCCCTTCCCGTACGCGCTCAAGCGCATCCAGTCGTGCAAGATCCTCCCCCGCCACGTCTACGAGGGCAAATGGGCCGACGCCGCGGCCGGCAAGGTGGTCGGCTCCGGCCCGTACAAGATCACCGAGCAGGCGCCGCTGAGCCACACCTCGTTCGAGAAGTTCGCGGGCTACAACGGCAGCCGGCCGGCCGCGTACGACAAGATGCTGTGGAAGTCCATCGTGGACTCCGCACCGCGGGTGGCCGCGATCTCCGGCGCGAAGCCGGACGCGCAGGTCGTGGAGAACATCCCGGCCGCCAACGCCGGCCAGCTGCGCCAGGCCGGGCGCACGGTCGAGTTCGCCGACGGCGGCAACAACCTGTACCTGATGTTCAACACCGCGCACGCGCCGTTCGGCGACCAGCGCGTGCGCCAGGCACTGCACTACGCGATCGACAAGAAGAAGATGATCGACATCGGCCTGCGCGGCACCGGCACGCCGGGCACGTCGTTCATCAACCCGAAGCTGCCGGAGTCGCAGCCGGCCGCGCTGGACTTCGCCTACGACCCGGCGAAGGCCAAGCAGCTGCTGGCCGAGGCCGGCGTCACCGGGCTGAAGATCTCCTTGTCCACCACCAACACCTCATTGGTGCTCGACTGCGTGAAGGTGATCAAGGAGGGCTGGGACGCGGTCGGCGTGCAGACCACATTGGACTCCCAGGACACCAAGGCGCTGTTCTCCAAGCTGGACAACGGCGGCGACTTCCAGGTCGTGTCCACCACGAACAACCCGATGCAGTTCGGCAACGACCCGGACCTGCTCATCCGCTACTACTACGACGCGCAGTCGCTGATGATGACCAAGTACGCGCGCTGGACGAACGCCGACGCCCAGGCCCTGCTGGCGCTGCAGGACCAGGCGGCGCAGCAGACCGACGAGGCCAAGCGCAACGGGCTGTACAAGCAGCTGCTCGACCGGATCTCCGAGCAGGCGGTGATCTACCCGATCGTCTTCACCCAGCTGGGCACGGCGTGGGACCCGAAGGCCATCACCGGGGTGCGCGCGCAGGGCTACCCCGGCCTCTACCTGAACCAGGCCAAGCCGGTCTGA
- a CDS encoding ABC transporter permease, whose protein sequence is MTVVVRMLAGRILALIPLLLGVILFVFIVMRFSPVDPALAAFNGANATAAQLQQFRADNGLLDPLPLQYVHFVWHLLQGDFGTSVITKEPVGQTIATALPLTVQLTLLGLLIALVLSIVLGVTSALFRDRWPDHLIRVVTLAGLAAPAFWIALLLVQWLAVGQGLFPTSGYVSPADSFSGWLNSLALPAISLSLPVAAQLTRVIRTSMVEELDKDYVRTARGGGLPPVVVVGRNVLRNALVNPLTVLGLRVGYLLGGAVVIETMFALPGMGQNMIQAVQDGDTAKVQGFVITIALGFVLVNLIVDVLYLIANPRLRSHS, encoded by the coding sequence GTGACCGTTGTCGTGCGGATGCTGGCCGGCCGCATCCTCGCCCTGATCCCGCTGCTGCTCGGCGTGATCCTGTTCGTGTTCATCGTGATGCGCTTCTCCCCCGTCGACCCGGCGCTGGCTGCGTTCAACGGGGCGAACGCGACCGCCGCGCAGCTGCAGCAGTTCCGGGCCGACAACGGCCTGCTCGACCCGCTGCCGCTGCAGTACGTGCACTTCGTCTGGCACCTGCTGCAAGGCGACTTCGGCACCAGCGTGATCACCAAGGAGCCGGTCGGGCAGACCATCGCCACCGCGCTGCCGCTCACCGTGCAGCTGACCCTGCTCGGCCTGCTGATCGCGCTGGTCCTGTCGATCGTGCTCGGCGTGACCTCGGCGCTGTTCCGCGACCGCTGGCCGGATCACCTGATCCGGGTGGTCACGCTCGCCGGTCTCGCGGCGCCGGCGTTCTGGATCGCCCTGCTGCTCGTGCAGTGGCTCGCGGTGGGCCAGGGCCTGTTCCCCACCAGTGGTTACGTCAGCCCGGCCGACTCGTTCTCCGGCTGGCTGAACTCGCTGGCGCTGCCCGCGATCTCCCTGTCGCTGCCGGTGGCCGCGCAGCTGACGCGCGTGATCCGCACGTCGATGGTGGAGGAGCTGGACAAGGACTACGTGCGCACCGCGCGCGGCGGCGGCCTGCCGCCGGTGGTCGTGGTGGGCCGCAACGTGCTGCGGAACGCGCTCGTGAACCCGTTGACCGTGCTGGGTTTGCGCGTGGGCTACCTGCTCGGCGGGGCCGTGGTGATCGAGACGATGTTCGCGCTGCCCGGCATGGGGCAGAACATGATCCAGGCCGTGCAGGACGGCGACACCGCCAAGGTGCAGGGCTTCGTCATCACGATCGCCCTGGGCTTCGTGCTGGTGAACCTGATCGTCGACGTCCTGTACCTGATCGCCAACCCGCGGCTGAGGAGCCACTCGTGA
- a CDS encoding MFS transporter, which yields MNDRPQRTGLPRAARVATWTFFALNGFAVGMWVVHIPVVERSTGISHSTLGVLLLVLGAAAFAGMQVVGPLADRFGQRLVLPVAGVLLGIALIGPGLAGSWWSLGLTLVAFGFFNGSIDVAMNSHAVVVERAYPRPIMASFHAMWSIGGAIAAFVGAAVLKAGIPTAAALGGTGALCVVLSLVAGRFLLNAEPAKSEPAETEKAPAERVRPPMRLVWLLGALAFALMLSEGVANDWAALHLQDVLGTSAATAALGYGSFAVAMTVGRFATDRVAALVGPAAIVRYGSALAAFGLAVASLSPWVPLALVGWALFGLGLSGGVPQLFTAAGNLDTRNSGALMAKVVGLGYVGLLAGPALIGGLTRWMPLNVAFAVPFVLCVLAVVFAPVLTQRRDREPAEVS from the coding sequence ATGAACGATCGCCCCCAGCGCACCGGGCTGCCGCGCGCGGCGCGCGTCGCGACCTGGACCTTCTTCGCCCTGAACGGGTTCGCGGTCGGCATGTGGGTGGTGCACATCCCCGTGGTCGAGCGCTCCACCGGCATCTCGCACAGCACGCTCGGTGTGCTGCTGCTGGTGCTCGGCGCGGCCGCGTTCGCCGGGATGCAGGTGGTGGGCCCGCTCGCCGACCGGTTCGGCCAGCGGCTGGTCCTGCCGGTGGCCGGCGTGCTGCTCGGCATCGCGCTGATCGGGCCGGGGCTCGCGGGCAGTTGGTGGTCGCTCGGCCTGACGCTGGTGGCGTTCGGGTTTTTCAACGGCTCGATCGACGTCGCGATGAACTCCCACGCCGTGGTCGTCGAGCGCGCCTACCCGCGGCCGATCATGGCCTCGTTCCACGCCATGTGGTCGATCGGCGGGGCGATCGCCGCGTTTGTCGGCGCGGCGGTGCTGAAGGCCGGGATACCGACGGCCGCCGCGCTGGGCGGCACCGGCGCGCTGTGTGTGGTCCTTTCCTTGGTGGCCGGGCGGTTCCTGCTCAACGCGGAACCGGCGAAGTCCGAGCCGGCGGAGACGGAGAAGGCGCCTGCCGAGCGGGTCCGGCCGCCGATGCGCCTGGTGTGGCTGCTCGGCGCGCTGGCGTTCGCGCTGATGCTGTCCGAGGGCGTCGCGAACGACTGGGCGGCGCTGCACCTGCAGGACGTGCTGGGCACCTCCGCGGCCACCGCCGCGCTGGGCTACGGCTCGTTCGCCGTCGCGATGACCGTGGGCCGGTTCGCCACCGACCGGGTGGCCGCGCTGGTCGGCCCGGCCGCGATCGTCCGGTACGGCTCGGCGCTGGCCGCTTTCGGGCTCGCCGTCGCCTCGCTCTCGCCGTGGGTGCCGCTCGCGCTGGTGGGCTGGGCGCTGTTCGGCCTCGGCCTGTCCGGCGGGGTGCCGCAGCTGTTCACCGCGGCGGGCAACCTCGACACCCGCAATTCCGGCGCGCTGATGGCGAAGGTGGTCGGCCTCGGCTACGTCGGCCTGCTGGCCGGCCCGGCCCTGATCGGCGGCCTGACCCGGTGGATGCCGCTGAACGTCGCGTTCGCCGTGCCGTTTGTGCTCTGTGTGCTGGCCGTGGTGTTCGCCCCGGTGCTGACTCAGCGCCGCGACCGCGAGCCGGCCGAAGTGAGCTGA
- a CDS encoding dipeptide/oligopeptide/nickel ABC transporter permease/ATP-binding protein translates to MRPVIRPNLTERLSRPGIRFRRLPATSWVALGVLALLVLVAILGTVVATHNPDALSTDTGGPSAAHWFGTDQSGRDVFSRLVAGTRWSLAIGLGATLLALLTGVVIGSFAATSGRRTDAVVMRVLDVIMAFPGIALAAVLVAVFGHGILVLILAIGFLNMPSVARVVRANVLAQYGEDYVAAERVIGAKRLFILTRHIAVNTAAPILVYCTVTVADAIVFEASLSFIGAGIQPPDPSWGSVLADGKDLVLTGGWWATLFPGLLILITVLALNVLSEGISDAWAAPSGRGAKAGAVAQEIEKAIAGTENPAPVLPIAGLLEAGERLAAKARDLTGRPAVLEVKNLAIAFPGRHNGVNVVDDVSFTVRAGEVLGLIGESGCGKSLTALSVMGLQPGTARLSGEIRFDGEDLLTMKPGTRRRHLGHDISMVYQDALSSLNPAMTIRAQLKQFTRRGGTRTPEELLELVNLDPGRTLRAYPHELSGGQRQRVLIAMALSRSPQLIVADEPTTALDVTVQAQIIALLLRLQEELGFALILVSHDLALVSDIADRVVVMYGGQVAETGATAQVIGSPRHHYTRGLLGAVLSLEEHEATLTQIKGVVPAPADFPPGCRFAARCPAARGHCFEVAPERAGDSAEHVVACHYPAERTTPAIAEGAQV, encoded by the coding sequence ATGCGCCCGGTGATCCGACCCAACCTGACCGAGCGCCTGTCCCGCCCGGGCATCCGGTTTCGCAGGCTCCCGGCCACCTCGTGGGTCGCGCTCGGCGTGCTGGCGCTGCTGGTGCTCGTCGCGATCCTCGGGACGGTGGTGGCCACGCACAACCCGGACGCGCTCAGCACCGACACCGGCGGCCCGAGCGCCGCGCACTGGTTCGGCACCGACCAGTCCGGCCGGGACGTCTTCTCCCGCCTGGTGGCCGGCACCCGCTGGTCGCTCGCGATCGGGCTCGGCGCCACGCTGCTCGCGCTCCTGACCGGCGTGGTGATCGGCTCGTTCGCGGCGACCTCGGGGCGCCGGACCGACGCCGTGGTGATGCGCGTGCTGGACGTGATCATGGCGTTCCCCGGCATCGCTCTGGCCGCGGTGCTGGTCGCCGTGTTCGGCCACGGCATCCTGGTGCTGATCCTGGCGATCGGCTTCCTGAACATGCCGTCGGTGGCCCGGGTGGTGCGGGCGAACGTGCTCGCGCAGTACGGCGAAGACTACGTGGCCGCCGAGCGCGTGATCGGCGCCAAGCGGCTCTTCATCCTCACCCGGCACATCGCGGTCAACACCGCCGCGCCGATCCTGGTGTACTGCACGGTGACGGTGGCCGACGCGATCGTGTTCGAGGCCTCGCTTTCGTTCATCGGCGCGGGCATCCAGCCGCCGGACCCGTCGTGGGGCTCGGTGCTGGCCGACGGCAAGGACCTGGTGCTGACCGGCGGCTGGTGGGCCACGCTGTTCCCCGGCCTGCTGATCCTGATCACCGTGCTGGCGCTGAACGTGCTGTCCGAGGGCATCTCCGACGCGTGGGCGGCGCCCTCGGGCCGCGGCGCCAAGGCGGGCGCGGTCGCGCAGGAGATCGAGAAAGCCATAGCGGGCACCGAAAACCCCGCCCCCGTGCTGCCGATCGCGGGCCTGCTGGAGGCCGGCGAACGGCTGGCGGCCAAGGCGCGCGACCTGACCGGGCGGCCGGCGGTGCTGGAGGTGAAGAACCTCGCCATCGCGTTCCCCGGACGGCACAACGGGGTGAACGTGGTGGACGACGTGTCCTTCACCGTCCGGGCCGGCGAGGTGCTCGGGCTGATCGGCGAGTCCGGCTGCGGCAAGTCGCTCACCGCGCTGTCCGTCATGGGGCTCCAGCCGGGCACCGCGCGGCTTTCCGGCGAGATCCGGTTCGACGGCGAGGACCTGCTCACCATGAAGCCGGGCACCCGCCGCCGGCACCTCGGCCACGACATCTCGATGGTCTACCAGGACGCGCTCAGCTCGCTGAACCCGGCGATGACGATCCGCGCGCAGCTCAAGCAGTTCACCCGCCGCGGCGGCACGCGCACCCCGGAAGAGCTGCTGGAGCTGGTGAACCTCGACCCCGGACGCACGCTGCGGGCGTACCCGCACGAGTTGTCCGGCGGCCAGCGCCAGCGCGTGCTGATCGCGATGGCGCTCTCCCGCAGCCCGCAGCTGATCGTGGCCGACGAGCCGACCACCGCGCTCGACGTGACCGTGCAGGCGCAGATCATCGCGCTGCTGCTGCGCTTGCAGGAGGAGCTGGGCTTCGCGCTGATCCTGGTCTCGCACGACCTCGCGCTGGTCTCGGACATCGCCGACCGCGTGGTGGTGATGTACGGCGGGCAGGTGGCCGAGACCGGGGCCACCGCGCAGGTGATCGGCTCGCCGCGGCACCACTACACCCGCGGCCTGCTCGGCGCGGTGCTGTCGCTGGAGGAGCACGAGGCCACGCTCACCCAGATCAAGGGCGTGGTCCCGGCGCCCGCGGACTTCCCGCCCGGCTGCCGGTTCGCCGCCCGCTGCCCGGCCGCGCGCGGGCACTGCTTCGAGGTGGCCCCGGAACGGGCCGGGGACAGCGCCGAGCACGTCGTCGCCTGCCATTACCCGGCCGAGCGCACCACACCGGCGATCGCGGAAGGAGCACAGGTATGA
- a CDS encoding FadR/GntR family transcriptional regulator: MARPQRSEEITKRIIDLIIERDLPPGAPMPTELSLMDDIGVSRNSIREAIKALQALGIVEIRHGYGTFVGSAGSEALQTWLLFRTRTRGASDAGRLRDLLEVREMIETELTSRVALDHRPELIGELQARVARMRRKGPDSAVADREFHDLICAEAGFDLARELTGLFWDVYRAAESELGGPPTSAAGTAKRHQAIVDALVSGDADAAAEAVHRHFDEVRKRAKAGRYGGFGEARPVPADSA, from the coding sequence TTGGCGCGCCCTCAACGCAGTGAAGAGATCACCAAGCGGATCATCGACCTGATCATCGAGCGGGACCTCCCGCCGGGCGCGCCGATGCCCACGGAGCTGAGCCTGATGGACGACATCGGGGTCAGCCGCAATTCGATCCGGGAGGCAATCAAGGCGCTGCAGGCGCTGGGCATCGTCGAGATCCGGCACGGCTACGGCACGTTCGTCGGCTCCGCGGGCTCCGAGGCGCTCCAGACCTGGCTGCTGTTCCGCACGCGCACCCGCGGCGCGAGCGACGCCGGCCGGCTGCGCGACCTGCTGGAGGTCCGCGAGATGATCGAGACCGAGCTGACCAGCCGCGTCGCGCTGGACCACCGGCCCGAGCTGATCGGTGAACTGCAGGCCCGCGTCGCCCGGATGCGGCGGAAAGGCCCCGACTCGGCGGTCGCCGACCGCGAGTTCCACGACCTCATCTGCGCCGAGGCGGGCTTCGACCTGGCTCGCGAGCTGACCGGCCTGTTCTGGGACGTCTACCGGGCCGCGGAGTCCGAGCTGGGCGGGCCGCCGACCTCGGCCGCCGGCACCGCCAAACGGCACCAGGCGATCGTCGACGCGCTGGTCAGCGGCGACGCCGACGCTGCCGCGGAGGCCGTCCACCGGCACTTCGACGAGGTCCGCAAACGCGCGAAGGCCGGCCGTTACGGCGGCTTCGGCGAGGCCCGCCCGGTGCCCGCGGACTCGGCGTGA
- a CDS encoding TetR/AcrR family transcriptional regulator — protein MSGGYLKGRIRREDIISAAATVYGEAGYHGSSLREIAKRVGISHAGLLYYFPTKEALLAAVLVRRDAEDSEREQLNVPPGLEVLRHFVALAGHNVRHPGIVDLYSRLAAEAVAPDHPAHSYFERHYEQARESVVESFRVLSASGELREGTDPEYAALTFIALMDGLQVQWLTAPDRVDLVGSLRFYLQSLLTVPLG, from the coding sequence GTGAGCGGGGGCTACCTCAAGGGCCGGATCCGCCGCGAGGACATCATTTCCGCGGCCGCCACCGTGTACGGCGAAGCCGGCTACCACGGTTCGTCGCTGCGGGAGATCGCCAAGCGCGTCGGCATCAGCCACGCCGGCCTGCTGTACTACTTCCCCACCAAGGAGGCGCTGCTCGCCGCCGTGCTGGTGCGGCGGGACGCCGAGGACTCCGAGCGCGAGCAGCTGAACGTGCCCCCGGGCCTGGAGGTGCTGCGCCACTTCGTCGCGCTGGCCGGGCACAACGTGCGCCACCCCGGCATCGTCGACCTGTACTCGCGGCTGGCCGCCGAGGCGGTGGCGCCCGATCACCCGGCGCACAGCTACTTCGAGCGCCACTACGAGCAGGCCCGCGAGAGCGTCGTCGAATCGTTCCGCGTGCTGTCCGCGAGCGGCGAACTGCGCGAGGGCACCGACCCCGAGTACGCGGCGCTGACGTTCATCGCGCTGATGGACGGGCTCCAGGTCCAATGGCTCACCGCCCCCGACCGCGTCGACCTCGTCGGCTCCCTGCGCTTCTACTTGCAGAGCCTGCTGACCGTGCCACTCGGCTGA
- a CDS encoding sugar phosphate isomerase/epimerase family protein, protein MGKVSVQLYSVRDVFATDPADVLRRLAAIGFTQVEPYGVVENVEALAAGLPANGLTAPTAHAQLLGVDQEAVFTAAKSLGIEVVIDPLVKPEKWQDPADIAATAAALNAAAKAAAEHGITVGYHNHWWELESRIDGRSAFEVFADQLDPVVALEVDAYWATAGGEDAAGLLSRLGDRVRAIHVKDGALATDASGQVPAGQGALPLEEILAAAPDALRVVEFDRYEGDIFEAVAGSFAFLADAEK, encoded by the coding sequence ATGGGCAAGGTCTCCGTGCAGCTGTACTCGGTCCGCGACGTGTTCGCGACCGATCCGGCGGACGTTCTGCGGCGGCTGGCCGCCATCGGGTTCACCCAGGTCGAGCCGTACGGCGTGGTCGAAAACGTCGAGGCGCTCGCCGCCGGGCTGCCGGCCAACGGGCTCACCGCGCCGACCGCGCACGCGCAGCTGCTCGGCGTCGACCAGGAGGCCGTGTTCACCGCCGCGAAGTCGCTCGGCATCGAGGTGGTGATCGACCCGCTGGTCAAGCCGGAGAAGTGGCAGGACCCGGCCGACATCGCCGCCACCGCCGCCGCGCTGAACGCGGCCGCGAAGGCCGCCGCGGAGCACGGGATCACGGTCGGCTACCACAACCACTGGTGGGAGCTGGAGTCCCGGATCGACGGGCGCAGCGCGTTCGAGGTGTTCGCCGACCAGCTCGACCCGGTGGTCGCGCTCGAGGTCGACGCCTACTGGGCCACCGCGGGCGGCGAGGACGCGGCCGGGCTGCTCAGCCGGCTCGGCGACCGCGTGCGCGCCATCCACGTCAAGGACGGGGCGCTGGCCACCGACGCGTCCGGCCAGGTCCCGGCGGGCCAGGGCGCCCTGCCGCTCGAGGAGATCCTCGCCGCGGCGCCGGACGCGCTGCGCGTGGTGGAGTTCGACCGCTACGAAGGCGACATCTTCGAAGCCGTCGCGGGCAGCTTCGCCTTCCTCGCCGACGCCGAGAAGTGA
- a CDS encoding ABC transporter ATP-binding protein, producing the protein MSAGVSLVEVDGVHVVHRIRGAGLFGRDSVYALTDANLTISAGETVGVVGESGCGKSTLAKVLVGLQRPTSGTVRYQGKPLAELRAADVGRRVGMIFQDPATALNRRLPVAKILRDPLDVHHVGSPAEREERVRELMGLVGLPSSVADAVPSQLSGGQRQRVAIARALALGPDLLVADEPTSALDVSVRAQILNLLIDLRERLGLAMVFVSHDIQTVRRMSDRIVTMYLGRVVETAPAADLPDGARHPYTRALFSATPSLLHPVEPIVLGGPVPSATAPPPGCPFHTRCPKATGECAAALPPLAEAGGHAYRCIHPETLTGVNAS; encoded by the coding sequence ATGAGCGCCGGTGTGAGCTTGGTCGAAGTCGACGGTGTGCATGTGGTGCACCGAATCCGCGGAGCCGGCCTGTTCGGGCGCGACAGCGTGTACGCGCTCACCGACGCCAACCTGACCATCTCGGCGGGCGAGACCGTGGGCGTGGTCGGCGAATCCGGCTGCGGCAAGTCCACGCTCGCCAAGGTGCTGGTCGGGCTGCAACGCCCGACCTCGGGAACCGTGCGCTACCAGGGAAAGCCGCTCGCGGAATTGCGCGCGGCCGACGTCGGGCGCCGGGTCGGGATGATCTTCCAGGACCCGGCCACGGCGCTGAACCGGCGGCTGCCGGTGGCGAAGATCCTGCGCGACCCGCTCGACGTGCACCACGTCGGCTCACCCGCCGAGCGGGAGGAACGCGTGCGCGAGCTGATGGGCCTGGTCGGGCTGCCCTCCAGCGTGGCCGACGCCGTGCCCTCGCAGCTGTCCGGCGGGCAGCGCCAGCGCGTCGCGATCGCCCGGGCCCTCGCGCTGGGCCCGGACCTGCTGGTGGCGGACGAGCCGACGTCCGCGCTGGACGTCTCGGTCCGCGCGCAGATCCTGAACCTGCTGATCGACCTGCGCGAGCGGCTCGGGCTGGCGATGGTCTTCGTCTCGCACGACATTCAGACCGTGCGACGGATGAGCGACCGGATCGTCACGATGTACCTCGGCCGCGTCGTCGAGACCGCGCCGGCCGCCGATCTTCCTGACGGCGCAAGGCATCCGTACACCCGGGCGTTGTTCTCGGCCACGCCGAGCCTGCTGCACCCGGTCGAGCCGATCGTCCTGGGTGGACCCGTCCCGTCCGCCACGGCACCGCCGCCGGGCTGCCCGTTCCACACCCGGTGCCCGAAGGCCACCGGCGAGTGCGCGGCAGCGCTGCCGCCGCTCGCCGAAGCCGGCGGGCACGCCTACCGCTGCATCCACCCAGAGACCCTCACCGGAGTGAACGCCTCATGA
- a CDS encoding GNAT family N-acetyltransferase codes for MTPEIELLPPSAAAEEDLVGAVTALVNQVYAVAEKGLWAGPADRTTAAEVAGLVRAGEIAVARIDGLLVGSVRIHRLDDGAGEFGLLAASPEVQGAGIGRALVQFAEQFCRSGKCAEMQLELLVPRGWTHPSKEFLAGWYGRLGYRVVATSTIEQAYPHLAPLLATPCDFLVYRKDLLA; via the coding sequence GTGACGCCGGAGATCGAGCTGCTGCCGCCGTCAGCAGCTGCGGAGGAAGACCTTGTCGGCGCGGTCACTGCGCTGGTGAACCAGGTCTACGCGGTCGCCGAGAAGGGCCTGTGGGCCGGGCCGGCGGACCGGACGACGGCCGCCGAGGTGGCCGGTCTGGTGCGCGCCGGGGAGATCGCCGTCGCGCGGATCGACGGCCTGCTCGTCGGCAGCGTGCGCATCCACCGGCTGGACGACGGCGCCGGCGAGTTCGGCCTGCTGGCCGCCTCGCCGGAGGTGCAGGGCGCGGGCATCGGGCGGGCGCTGGTGCAGTTCGCGGAGCAGTTCTGCCGCTCCGGGAAGTGCGCCGAGATGCAGCTGGAGCTGCTGGTCCCACGCGGCTGGACCCACCCGTCGAAGGAGTTCCTGGCCGGCTGGTACGGCCGCCTCGGCTACCGCGTGGTGGCGACCTCGACCATCGAACAGGCTTACCCGCATTTGGCCCCGCTGCTGGCGACGCCGTGCGATTTCCTGGTGTACCGCAAGGATCTCCTGGCCTGA
- a CDS encoding Gfo/Idh/MocA family protein, giving the protein MSTGPVGVGVIGAGVISDTYLENLTAFPDLRVLAVADLEVGRAAAQAAKHGVPQGTTVAELLAHPEIELVVNLTIPAAHVEVGLSILDAGKSVWAEKPLALDRQTGRKLLDRAREKGLRVASAPDTVLGAGLQTARRAVDAGRIGEPRTALALFQTPGPESWHPAPEFLFQAGGGPLLDMGPYYLTELVQLLGPIHRVTGAGGQARATRVIGSGPRAGTEFPVTVPTTVTALVEFTRGGSAQVVLSFDSALARTGFVEVSGTLGTAVLPDPNRFDGVTQLHLLGAEEPEELAAQGHAASRGTGALELARAIRAGVPERASGELAYHVLDAMLAIDESITRGQTVEVASTVEVPPALPDGWDPYAATL; this is encoded by the coding sequence GTGAGCACCGGGCCGGTCGGCGTCGGCGTGATCGGCGCCGGCGTCATCAGTGACACGTACCTGGAGAACCTCACCGCCTTCCCCGACCTGCGCGTGCTCGCCGTTGCGGATCTCGAGGTCGGACGGGCGGCGGCGCAGGCGGCGAAACACGGTGTGCCGCAAGGGACAACGGTCGCCGAGCTGCTCGCGCACCCGGAGATCGAGCTGGTCGTGAACCTCACGATCCCGGCCGCGCACGTCGAGGTCGGACTGTCCATTCTGGATGCGGGCAAGAGCGTCTGGGCGGAGAAGCCGCTGGCGCTCGACCGGCAGACCGGACGCAAGCTGCTGGATCGCGCGCGGGAGAAGGGGCTACGCGTCGCGAGCGCGCCGGACACCGTGCTCGGCGCCGGGCTGCAGACGGCCCGGCGCGCGGTGGACGCCGGCCGCATCGGCGAGCCGCGCACGGCGTTGGCCCTGTTCCAGACGCCCGGGCCGGAGAGCTGGCACCCGGCGCCGGAGTTCCTGTTCCAGGCCGGCGGCGGGCCGCTGCTCGACATGGGCCCGTACTACCTGACCGAGCTGGTCCAGCTCCTCGGCCCGATCCACCGGGTCACCGGGGCCGGGGGACAGGCGCGGGCGACCCGCGTGATCGGGTCCGGCCCGCGCGCGGGCACCGAGTTCCCGGTGACCGTGCCGACCACGGTGACCGCGCTCGTCGAGTTCACCCGGGGCGGCAGCGCGCAGGTGGTGCTCAGCTTCGACTCGGCGCTGGCGCGCACGGGTTTCGTCGAGGTGTCCGGCACGCTCGGCACCGCCGTGCTGCCCGACCCGAACCGGTTCGACGGTGTCACCCAGCTGCACCTGCTCGGCGCCGAGGAGCCGGAAGAGCTTGCCGCGCAAGGACATGCGGCCTCGCGTGGCACGGGCGCGCTCGAGCTGGCCCGCGCGATCCGGGCCGGCGTGCCGGAGCGCGCGTCCGGCGAGCTGGCCTACCACGTGCTCGACGCGATGCTCGCCATCGACGAGTCGATCACCCGCGGCCAGACGGTCGAGGTGGCCAGCACGGTCGAGGTGCCGCCCGCCCTGCCGGACGGCTGGGACCCGTACGCCGCCACGCTGTAG